The Candidatus Nanohalococcus occultus genome contains a region encoding:
- a CDS encoding zinc-dependent alcohol dehydrogenase family protein: MKSAVHYGEGDIRVEEVEDPEIENPEDVIIRITHTCICGSDLWHYRGYENPEEGLPTGHEPMGIVEEVGDDVVSLEEGDRVISPFSTSCGECEFCRKGIHTACKEMQFYSPNGELGGAQAEKLRVPHADGTLVKVPERYKDNEEVLKKLLPLTDVMGTGHHAAVCADVSAGDTAVVIGDGAVGLCAVAASKRLGAEQIIAVGHHEDRLEVAKEMGATDVVSSRGEKAIKEVMELTNGGANHVLECVGNESALETAAQIVRPGGNIGYVGVPHVEDPSFVNQMFFKNVSFEGGPAPVREYLEELMEDVLQGTLDPSPILNKTVDLEGVPEGYEAMDNREAIKVMVKVGE; this comes from the coding sequence ATGAAATCAGCAGTTCACTACGGCGAAGGCGATATAAGAGTCGAAGAAGTCGAAGACCCTGAAATTGAAAACCCTGAGGACGTAATCATCCGGATCACACATACCTGTATCTGCGGTTCCGATCTCTGGCATTACCGAGGATACGAGAACCCGGAGGAAGGGTTACCAACCGGACACGAGCCTATGGGTATCGTAGAGGAAGTAGGCGATGATGTGGTTTCTCTGGAGGAAGGAGACCGGGTTATCTCACCGTTTTCCACCAGTTGCGGAGAATGCGAGTTCTGCCGGAAAGGAATTCACACGGCATGTAAGGAAATGCAGTTTTACAGTCCGAACGGCGAGCTAGGAGGAGCGCAGGCAGAAAAACTCAGAGTTCCTCACGCAGACGGAACCCTAGTCAAAGTCCCTGAACGGTACAAGGACAACGAAGAAGTTCTGAAAAAGCTCTTGCCTTTGACCGATGTAATGGGAACCGGTCACCACGCAGCAGTATGTGCTGATGTAAGCGCAGGTGATACTGCGGTAGTTATCGGTGACGGAGCAGTAGGTCTCTGTGCGGTAGCAGCATCCAAGCGGCTTGGCGCAGAACAGATCATCGCAGTCGGACACCACGAAGACCGACTGGAAGTCGCGAAAGAAATGGGAGCGACCGATGTAGTCTCCAGCCGAGGCGAAAAAGCAATCAAGGAAGTTATGGAGCTTACAAACGGCGGAGCAAACCACGTGCTTGAATGCGTTGGAAACGAATCCGCACTTGAGACAGCAGCTCAGATCGTCCGGCCCGGCGGAAACATCGGATACGTAGGAGTCCCTCACGTCGAGGACCCAAGCTTCGTCAACCAGATGTTTTTCAAAAACGTCAGCTTCGAAGGCGGACCGGCACCGGTCAGAGAGTACCTTGAAGAGCTGATGGAAGACGTTCTACAGGGAACACTTGATCCTTCACCAATCCTGAACAAGACCGTTGATCTTGAGGGCGTACCGGAAGGTTACGAGGCAATGGACAACCGTGAAGCAATCAAGGTAATGGTAAAGGTAGGAGAGTAA
- a CDS encoding cupin domain-containing protein: protein MKVASTSEKQELEHPVQVGTPLISEPVSDEFENTGVDAAEVTFRPGERTKFHTHAGVQILYITEGVGIVATRDEEQEVSEGDLVIFPEGEEHWHGNTDEAEENFSHIHFLAESKDGELEIQEAP, encoded by the coding sequence ATGAAGGTAGCAAGCACATCCGAGAAACAGGAACTGGAACATCCTGTTCAGGTAGGAACACCGCTGATCTCCGAACCGGTCTCCGATGAGTTCGAGAACACCGGAGTTGATGCCGCAGAAGTAACTTTCCGGCCAGGGGAGCGCACAAAGTTCCACACTCATGCCGGAGTCCAAATTCTGTATATCACGGAAGGCGTAGGGATTGTAGCGACACGTGATGAAGAGCAGGAGGTTTCTGAGGGCGACCTCGTGATTTTCCCGGAAGGAGAGGAACACTGGCACGGAAACACGGATGAGGCCGAGGAAAATTTCAGCCATATCCATTTCCTCGCGGAATCCAAGGATGGGGAGCTGGAGATCCAGGAAGCTCCTTAA
- a CDS encoding MBL fold metallo-hydrolase — protein MKSELPDTDQDVESVKPTQLKRRIDSGDKTAILDVRNQNDFEQWRLEGENLEAVNIPYFEFLDGEIEELVEKVPENPVVLCAKGESSEYIAALLKQNGIDAKHLEDGMYGWAGIYEKHRINEEPLIFQYQRPSSGCLGYMVISEGQAAVIDPLRAFTERYSQDAEKHGAQIKYVLDTHVHADHISGLRELAENTDAEPVMSEKAVERGVTYSNKLETVQDGDRLAIGETEIEVIETPGHTTGMVSYKVDKVVFTGDGLFTESVARPDLEEGEAGAEKAAKLLYSSLHDKILGLEDQTVVAPAHFSAAAEVGENNAYIRELGDLKHSMEALEMEKQEFVRFVVSDMPPRPANYEEIIETNLGVKQQSDEQAFELELGPNNCAASKDSMT, from the coding sequence ATGAAATCCGAACTTCCGGATACAGACCAAGACGTTGAATCTGTAAAACCAACGCAGCTTAAGCGGAGAATTGACAGTGGGGACAAAACTGCGATCCTCGATGTCAGAAACCAAAACGATTTCGAACAGTGGAGGTTAGAGGGAGAAAATTTGGAAGCGGTCAACATACCGTACTTTGAGTTCCTTGACGGCGAGATCGAGGAACTGGTGGAAAAAGTACCTGAAAACCCCGTGGTTCTGTGTGCGAAAGGAGAGTCAAGTGAGTACATCGCAGCCCTACTAAAGCAAAACGGGATCGACGCAAAACACCTCGAAGACGGGATGTATGGCTGGGCAGGTATATACGAAAAACACCGGATAAACGAAGAACCTTTGATATTCCAGTATCAGCGTCCTTCAAGCGGATGCCTAGGCTACATGGTAATAAGTGAGGGTCAAGCAGCGGTTATCGATCCGCTTAGAGCATTCACGGAACGTTATAGCCAGGACGCAGAAAAACATGGCGCACAGATCAAATACGTTCTGGACACCCATGTACACGCAGATCACATCTCAGGTCTCAGAGAACTCGCTGAAAACACGGACGCAGAACCAGTAATGTCGGAAAAAGCCGTAGAACGAGGAGTAACTTACAGCAACAAACTAGAAACCGTCCAGGACGGAGACAGATTGGCCATTGGAGAAACAGAGATCGAGGTAATCGAGACACCCGGCCACACAACCGGCATGGTTTCCTACAAAGTAGATAAAGTGGTCTTTACCGGGGACGGACTGTTTACGGAATCAGTTGCCCGACCTGATCTTGAAGAAGGCGAGGCCGGAGCCGAGAAAGCAGCGAAACTTCTCTACAGCAGCCTCCACGATAAAATCCTCGGATTAGAAGATCAGACGGTTGTAGCGCCAGCGCATTTCAGTGCCGCAGCTGAGGTCGGAGAGAACAACGCGTACATCCGAGAACTCGGAGATCTCAAGCATTCAATGGAGGCCCTTGAGATGGAAAAACAAGAGTTCGTCCGGTTTGTCGTCTCGGATATGCCGCCTAGACCTGCGAACTACGAGGAGATAATCGAGACCAATCTGGGTGTAAAACAACAGAGCGATGAACAAGCATTCGAACTTGAGCTGGGGCCTAACAACTGTGCGGCAAGCAAAGACTCGATGACCTGA
- a CDS encoding sulfurtransferase TusA family protein, translating into MSYDITKTVDVKGKSCPMPIVKTRQAINDLESGQVLETLSTDSGSENDFQGWVGGSSDVKLLEMKTEDGVYKFYIEKK; encoded by the coding sequence ATGAGTTACGATATTACAAAAACAGTGGATGTCAAAGGCAAGAGCTGTCCAATGCCTATAGTTAAAACCCGGCAGGCAATCAACGATCTTGAGTCCGGTCAGGTGCTTGAGACCCTTTCAACAGATTCAGGAAGTGAAAACGATTTCCAGGGATGGGTCGGTGGCTCAAGCGATGTCAAACTACTTGAGATGAAAACCGAAGACGGAGTCTACAAGTTCTACATTGAGAAAAAATGA
- a CDS encoding DsrE/DsrF/DrsH-like family protein: MSEPQMDKIEKLEQRIEELEAKQSEDDEERKKLSIIATKGTLDMAYPPLILATTAASFGWDVQVFYTFWGLDVLHEEKSDNLEMSAVGNPSMPMPNSIAALPFGDKAVTKMMEHRMSENGTPSVRELIDTALDMDVELLACQMTMELMDYTDDELIDGVKSGVGAATALNFMGEADVQLML, encoded by the coding sequence ATGAGTGAACCGCAGATGGACAAAATAGAGAAACTAGAGCAGAGAATCGAGGAGCTTGAAGCCAAACAGTCCGAGGACGATGAAGAGAGGAAAAAGCTATCCATCATAGCCACGAAAGGAACTCTTGATATGGCATACCCTCCGCTGATCCTTGCGACCACCGCAGCCTCGTTCGGATGGGACGTACAGGTATTTTACACATTCTGGGGGCTGGATGTTCTTCACGAGGAAAAATCAGATAATCTAGAGATGAGTGCGGTCGGGAACCCGAGTATGCCAATGCCTAACTCTATCGCAGCGCTTCCATTCGGAGATAAAGCAGTAACGAAGATGATGGAACACAGAATGAGTGAAAACGGCACGCCTTCTGTCAGAGAGCTTATCGATACCGCACTGGACATGGATGTCGAACTGCTCGCCTGCCAGATGACAATGGAGCTAATGGATTATACCGACGACGAACTAATTGATGGGGTGAAATCCGGCGTAGGTGCGGCAACCGCGCTGAACTTTATGGGCGAGGCCGACGTCCAGCTAATGCTCTAA
- a CDS encoding helix-turn-helix domain-containing protein, translated as MPESIAQYLKEDMSCESLLDCIHGSKELDKKIYFRLVDVEKALSVDEIAEQVDRERSTAYRSVQRLLENKFLEQKQVNQENGGYHHVYKAKDPEEVADRTQRKLNDWYAQMGGLIHEFRQKYSRDE; from the coding sequence ATGCCGGAATCAATAGCACAGTATCTGAAGGAAGATATGAGCTGTGAGAGTCTCTTGGACTGTATCCACGGCTCAAAAGAGCTGGACAAGAAGATCTACTTCAGACTGGTTGATGTGGAAAAAGCGCTGTCGGTCGATGAAATCGCCGAACAAGTGGACCGTGAAAGATCAACTGCTTACCGCTCGGTACAGAGACTTCTGGAAAATAAGTTCCTCGAGCAAAAACAGGTCAATCAGGAAAACGGCGGCTACCACCACGTTTACAAGGCCAAAGACCCTGAAGAAGTAGCAGACCGGACGCAGAGAAAGCTAAATGACTGGTACGCACAGATGGGCGGCCTAATCCATGAATTCCGCCAAAAATACTCCAGAGACGAGTAA
- a CDS encoding copper-translocating P-type ATPase: protein MEHEHDHDHGEEHSEDSGSGHGHKHHEEMFKRKFFISTLLSLPVLYFSQFVSGMLGYTPPSFPGSQLIVPVFSVIIFAYGGLPFLKMAKSEFEDRQPGMMMLISLAITVAFVYSMASLTLNTQSSFFWELVTLIDIMLLGHWIEMRSVRQASGALDELAQLMPDTAEKILEDGTIEEIKVSELEEGDKVLIRPGASVPADGKVFEGESSVDESMITGESQPVDKQPGDEVIGGTVNNDGSLRVEITATGDETALSGIMGLVEQAQGSESKTQMLADKAAGWLFYIALGSGAATAIAWTLAVGFNVTVIERVVTVLVIACPHALGLAVPLVVAINTSMAAQNGILVRDRIAMEQARKLDTIVFDKTGTLTKGEMGVADIEATSISEDKALSLMAGVEKDSEHSIAEAIRNSAEEKDLDIPEAKGFEAIKGKGVRAEIEGDEVFVGGPNLAKSEGFEIPQQLEEFAEKAAENAETAIYLFRDGKAIAAVGLADIIRDESQEAIEQLHEKGIEVAMLTGDSKEVARAVARELEIDTYFAEVLPEDKDKKIQELQDEGKLVAMVGDGVNDAPALTRADIGIAIGSGTDVAVESADIILVQNNPLDIVKLLKLSDASYRKMVQNLFWATGYNALALPLAAGVLAPIGVMLSPAAGAVIMSLSTVIVAVNAQLMKRTQL, encoded by the coding sequence ATGGAACACGAACATGACCACGACCACGGCGAAGAACACTCCGAAGACAGCGGCTCGGGACACGGACACAAACACCACGAAGAGATGTTCAAACGAAAGTTTTTCATCTCCACTTTGCTTTCCTTACCTGTTCTTTACTTCAGCCAGTTTGTCTCCGGAATGCTGGGATACACACCGCCGAGCTTTCCCGGAAGCCAGCTAATAGTACCGGTATTCTCAGTTATAATTTTCGCCTACGGTGGCTTGCCTTTCCTGAAGATGGCTAAATCAGAGTTCGAGGACAGACAGCCAGGTATGATGATGCTGATCTCCCTTGCCATAACAGTCGCTTTCGTCTACAGTATGGCTTCCTTGACTTTGAACACACAGTCCAGCTTCTTCTGGGAGCTTGTAACACTTATCGATATCATGCTTCTCGGCCACTGGATAGAGATGAGGTCTGTGCGCCAGGCATCGGGAGCGCTGGACGAACTCGCCCAGTTAATGCCTGATACCGCGGAAAAAATACTTGAAGACGGAACGATAGAAGAAATCAAGGTCTCGGAGCTAGAAGAAGGCGATAAGGTCTTGATCCGGCCTGGTGCCTCGGTGCCTGCCGATGGGAAAGTATTCGAGGGCGAATCCAGTGTCGATGAATCGATGATAACCGGAGAATCCCAGCCGGTGGACAAACAACCCGGCGATGAGGTGATCGGCGGAACCGTAAACAACGACGGCAGTCTAAGGGTTGAGATCACCGCGACAGGAGACGAGACCGCACTTTCCGGCATAATGGGTCTGGTCGAACAGGCACAGGGAAGCGAATCAAAGACACAGATGCTAGCCGATAAAGCAGCGGGCTGGCTTTTCTACATAGCGCTCGGCTCAGGAGCCGCAACCGCGATAGCTTGGACGCTAGCCGTTGGCTTTAACGTAACGGTGATCGAACGAGTAGTAACTGTTTTAGTAATCGCTTGTCCGCACGCGCTAGGTTTAGCTGTTCCGCTCGTAGTAGCTATCAACACTTCCATGGCCGCACAAAACGGCATACTGGTCAGGGACCGTATAGCTATGGAGCAAGCCAGAAAACTCGATACCATAGTGTTTGACAAGACAGGTACGTTGACTAAAGGAGAGATGGGAGTTGCGGACATCGAAGCCACCAGTATCTCGGAGGATAAAGCCCTTTCATTGATGGCTGGTGTAGAAAAGGACTCGGAACACAGCATCGCGGAGGCAATCAGAAACTCGGCCGAGGAAAAAGACTTGGATATACCTGAGGCAAAAGGTTTCGAGGCAATCAAAGGCAAGGGCGTGAGAGCAGAGATCGAAGGTGATGAAGTCTTCGTTGGAGGTCCGAACCTAGCCAAATCAGAAGGTTTTGAGATACCTCAGCAACTCGAAGAGTTCGCGGAAAAGGCCGCAGAAAACGCCGAGACAGCCATATACCTGTTCCGCGATGGAAAAGCCATCGCAGCTGTCGGTCTCGCAGACATAATCCGGGATGAAAGCCAGGAAGCAATCGAGCAACTACACGAGAAAGGCATCGAGGTCGCGATGCTGACAGGAGACTCAAAGGAGGTAGCCCGGGCCGTAGCCAGGGAGCTTGAAATCGATACTTACTTTGCCGAAGTCCTACCAGAGGACAAAGACAAGAAGATCCAGGAGCTACAGGATGAAGGCAAACTGGTTGCGATGGTTGGAGACGGAGTCAACGATGCTCCAGCGCTTACAAGAGCGGACATCGGGATCGCGATAGGATCTGGGACTGACGTGGCTGTCGAATCAGCGGACATTATACTCGTTCAGAACAATCCTTTGGATATTGTAAAGCTGTTGAAGCTGAGTGATGCCAGCTACAGGAAGATGGTACAGAACCTGTTTTGGGCAACGGGCTATAACGCATTGGCTCTGCCTTTGGCAGCCGGAGTACTCGCTCCGATCGGAGTGATGCTTTCACCGGCAGCAGGAGCGGTTATAATGTCGCTTTCAACGGTTATAGTGGCGGTGAACGCACAGTTGATGAAGAGAACCCAGCTCTAG
- a CDS encoding DUF305 domain-containing protein: MSGRMKKFTDKLRTDRKTSVALLTVLMVALAAAGVFQLSSGSDQPTEFNRNDIMFMNMMIIHHDQAVEMAELSENRTNNSNILEISQNISEAQQEENRLMAEWLRDAGFNRPTRGHRMAGMATAQEMEQLRQSSGREYDLLFSKLMIEHHRGGIQMARAEVQNGRSEKLVDLAQEMVEAQTEEIRRMESWRDEWTGSS, translated from the coding sequence ATGTCAGGTCGGATGAAGAAGTTTACAGATAAGTTGAGGACCGATAGAAAAACCTCGGTAGCATTACTAACGGTTTTAATGGTTGCGTTAGCTGCGGCCGGAGTGTTCCAGCTTTCCAGCGGCTCGGATCAACCCACAGAGTTCAACAGGAACGACATCATGTTCATGAACATGATGATAATACACCACGATCAGGCCGTAGAGATGGCAGAGCTATCGGAAAACAGGACGAACAACTCTAACATACTTGAAATATCTCAGAATATATCCGAAGCCCAGCAAGAGGAAAACCGTTTGATGGCTGAATGGCTGAGAGATGCTGGTTTCAACCGGCCTACGCGCGGCCACCGGATGGCAGGAATGGCAACAGCTCAGGAAATGGAGCAGCTGAGACAGAGCAGCGGCAGGGAGTACGATCTATTGTTTTCCAAGTTGATGATCGAACATCACCGCGGAGGGATACAGATGGCGAGAGCCGAGGTTCAAAACGGCAGATCGGAGAAGCTAGTGGATCTGGCCCAAGAAATGGTAGAGGCCCAGACAGAGGAAATCCGGAGAATGGAGTCCTGGAGAGACGAATGGACAGGTAGTAGCTAG
- a CDS encoding PadR family transcriptional regulator, with protein MSDPNLNHIYRMYTLLLLKTGSRHGYEIIDKIEEMTGDEPSTSHIYPFLSELEENGYVSVEKGTRGKKTYSLTDEGKTLVSEQLDSFGEMLYAAIQDKVRECAHCDCRIYDNGYEKDGEIYCCKHCASAE; from the coding sequence ATGTCCGATCCAAACTTGAATCATATCTACCGTATGTACACGCTCTTGCTGTTGAAGACCGGTTCGCGGCATGGTTACGAGATAATTGATAAGATCGAAGAGATGACTGGCGACGAACCTAGTACGTCTCATATCTACCCTTTTCTATCAGAACTCGAGGAAAACGGATACGTAAGCGTGGAGAAAGGCACCCGGGGAAAAAAGACATACTCATTGACGGATGAAGGCAAGACTCTGGTATCTGAACAGCTTGACTCGTTCGGAGAGATGCTTTACGCCGCAATACAGGATAAGGTAAGGGAATGCGCTCACTGTGACTGTCGGATATACGACAACGGGTACGAGAAAGACGGAGAGATCTACTGCTGTAAGCACTGTGCCTCCGCCGAATAA
- a CDS encoding amphi-Trp domain-containing protein, translating to MSKKLLKTETVMSRQNAAEKLHGIADKIADGRLELTTGNDSVTLEPADRVEFEIQVEEEMDGDMSLEVEIEWSPNDSEDIEIG from the coding sequence ATGTCAAAGAAACTTCTGAAGACTGAAACAGTTATGAGCCGGCAGAATGCGGCGGAAAAACTCCATGGTATTGCCGATAAGATCGCCGACGGCCGGCTAGAGTTAACTACAGGGAACGACTCAGTCACTTTAGAGCCTGCCGACAGGGTCGAATTCGAGATCCAAGTTGAAGAAGAGATGGACGGAGATATGTCACTTGAGGTCGAGATAGAGTGGTCTCCGAACGATTCTGAGGATATAGAGATAGGATAG
- a CDS encoding winged helix-turn-helix domain-containing protein — MNKRIGELAGKVWNHLEEEGETSLTQVSNSFEAPKAKVDMAIGWLAKEGKLEFVDKNRGQAINLREN, encoded by the coding sequence TTGAATAAACGTATCGGAGAACTAGCAGGAAAAGTATGGAACCATCTCGAAGAGGAGGGCGAAACATCGCTGACACAGGTATCAAACAGCTTTGAAGCCCCTAAAGCCAAGGTGGATATGGCGATCGGTTGGCTGGCAAAGGAAGGCAAACTAGAGTTCGTAGACAAAAACCGCGGGCAAGCCATTAACCTGAGAGAAAACTAA
- a CDS encoding cold shock domain-containing protein, translating to MLKGTVDFFHDQNHYGFIATDEMDDDVYFNLDEQDDGLEVEEGDEVEFDQEDADRGPKATNMTLV from the coding sequence ATTTTGAAAGGTACAGTAGATTTTTTCCACGATCAGAACCATTACGGTTTCATCGCAACTGACGAGATGGACGACGACGTCTATTTCAACTTGGACGAGCAGGACGACGGACTTGAAGTCGAAGAAGGCGACGAAGTTGAATTCGACCAAGAGGACGCGGACAGAGGTCCAAAGGCTACAAACATGACTCTAGTTTAA
- a CDS encoding ATP-dependent helicase has product MTDPNKQQKQLIENTEGTYLVDAGAGTGKTFTITRRYARIVGKKGVEPEDVFLATFTRNAAEEMSERIVELTEFEPGRIFEAPISTFHSHCQKILERHGFNAPELLGIEEKITEEVDVMESQVRERQEFKEFYSGFKAENTEYNDFYRITEASGVLGLLKTLASKGIFPTESSWFGEAEKYLDGDYERFKDVFKEMNKPRETSNGQRQSELRDRLYSYRWKDFPEDAPDVAEIRGGRGTKSVRQDFMRRSFEENRDQLKSFVHDLYYEYLEHCLSRNYLNFPFIMALSYVLLHERPEIREKESFEYVMIDEFQDTNEIQLKLALLLSEEPNIAAVGDWKQSIYSFQHASVENIQRFQKRLEKYLEELQEAEKTLDIGEVERIELKQNYRSGQKILDFSEHALELPAHRRENVPEPELVSLESKTGFESSKIERFTSENEPKAVLSRIQEIIDNEKYLKEEGEILEYGDIAVLTRTRRFGLELQELASTYGIPVEYEGGVELFKTPQALLLLAWLRILNSDSLRGWAVVLEHAGYSLDEAKAILDEENKSYPPDMKAFREKLESFDTVKAVANTVFEHYGYENEVSDRIIEVIQDAFRSTFMNTGSLISFIEDNIEEGEIYQVETRGSENSVTVQTVHAAKGLEYPAVFIADVNKGVFPSQNSGFSVLKYQDPVGLRQRKKFDSEYGFSFDNWRYEILSKCMAGDYDEERRLMYVAMTRAENHLFFSAEEGKESPFYENLDLDEKTVEPELQAVEISEEDRVTFDIEDS; this is encoded by the coding sequence ATGACTGATCCGAACAAACAGCAAAAACAGTTAATCGAGAACACGGAAGGAACCTACCTAGTCGATGCCGGAGCAGGCACAGGAAAGACGTTCACTATAACCCGCAGGTACGCCCGGATCGTCGGTAAGAAAGGGGTCGAGCCGGAAGATGTTTTCCTCGCGACCTTCACGCGGAACGCGGCCGAGGAGATGAGCGAGCGAATTGTCGAGCTGACGGAGTTCGAGCCTGGCCGTATCTTCGAGGCGCCGATCTCAACTTTCCACAGCCACTGTCAGAAAATACTGGAGCGCCACGGGTTTAACGCACCGGAGCTTCTTGGGATAGAGGAAAAGATAACCGAGGAAGTCGATGTGATGGAAAGCCAAGTCAGGGAACGCCAGGAGTTCAAAGAGTTTTACAGCGGGTTCAAAGCAGAAAACACCGAGTACAACGATTTCTACCGTATAACCGAGGCTTCCGGAGTTCTCGGACTGTTAAAGACCTTGGCCTCGAAGGGAATCTTCCCGACAGAAAGTTCCTGGTTCGGAGAGGCTGAAAAATACCTGGATGGGGACTACGAGCGTTTCAAGGATGTCTTCAAGGAGATGAACAAGCCACGGGAGACCTCGAACGGTCAAAGACAAAGCGAGTTAAGAGACAGGCTTTACAGCTACCGCTGGAAGGACTTCCCGGAAGACGCTCCGGATGTAGCCGAGATAAGAGGTGGTCGTGGAACCAAAAGCGTACGCCAGGATTTCATGCGACGGTCCTTCGAGGAAAACAGAGACCAGCTCAAATCCTTCGTACACGATCTGTACTACGAGTACCTTGAACACTGTCTTTCCCGGAACTACCTGAACTTCCCGTTCATCATGGCACTTTCCTACGTACTGTTACATGAGCGCCCGGAGATACGAGAGAAAGAAAGCTTCGAGTATGTCATGATCGATGAGTTCCAGGACACCAACGAGATCCAGTTGAAACTCGCACTTTTACTCTCCGAGGAACCGAATATTGCGGCAGTCGGGGACTGGAAACAAAGTATTTACAGCTTCCAGCACGCATCAGTTGAGAACATACAGCGGTTCCAGAAACGACTTGAAAAATACCTAGAAGAGCTTCAGGAGGCGGAAAAAACCCTGGACATAGGTGAGGTCGAGAGAATCGAGTTAAAGCAAAACTACAGGTCCGGACAGAAAATACTTGATTTTTCAGAACATGCACTTGAGCTGCCCGCCCATAGACGGGAAAACGTTCCTGAACCAGAACTGGTCAGCCTTGAATCAAAGACCGGTTTCGAAAGCTCGAAGATCGAGCGGTTTACAAGCGAAAACGAACCTAAAGCAGTTCTATCCCGTATCCAGGAAATAATCGATAACGAAAAATACCTCAAGGAAGAAGGTGAGATACTTGAGTACGGGGATATCGCGGTTCTCACCCGCACCCGGCGGTTCGGACTGGAGTTACAGGAGCTGGCGAGTACCTACGGCATACCTGTCGAGTACGAGGGCGGGGTTGAACTGTTCAAAACACCTCAGGCACTATTACTGCTGGCATGGCTGCGTATACTTAACTCCGATTCCCTGAGAGGCTGGGCTGTCGTGCTTGAACACGCCGGTTACAGTCTTGATGAAGCCAAAGCCATTCTGGACGAGGAGAACAAAAGCTATCCTCCGGACATGAAGGCATTCCGCGAAAAGCTTGAGTCCTTCGATACCGTCAAAGCGGTTGCGAACACTGTTTTCGAACATTACGGGTACGAAAACGAGGTTTCCGATCGGATAATCGAGGTTATACAGGATGCGTTCCGCTCGACGTTCATGAACACCGGCAGCCTGATCAGCTTTATAGAAGACAATATTGAGGAAGGAGAGATCTACCAGGTGGAAACCCGGGGATCGGAAAACAGTGTTACAGTCCAAACCGTTCACGCAGCAAAAGGATTGGAGTACCCGGCGGTTTTCATCGCCGACGTAAACAAAGGAGTGTTTCCAAGTCAGAACTCCGGTTTCTCGGTTCTAAAGTACCAGGATCCTGTGGGTCTGCGTCAGAGAAAGAAGTTTGACTCTGAATACGGTTTCAGCTTCGATAACTGGCGGTACGAGATACTCTCCAAATGTATGGCCGGGGATTATGATGAAGAGCGGCGTTTGATGTACGTTGCGATGACCCGTGCGGAAAATCACTTGTTTTTCTCGGCTGAGGAAGGCAAGGAGTCTCCGTTCTACGAGAACCTGGATCTTGATGAGAAAACTGTTGAACCAGAGCTTCAAGCGGTTGAAATCTCTGAAGAGGATAGAGTGACTTTCGATATAGAAGATTCTTAA